In the Salinirubrum litoreum genome, one interval contains:
- a CDS encoding alkaline phosphatase D family protein produces MTHTAVLPDHAPDTSVTDLDDPEVGDGDRLTGPPTHADEAFPQSVASGGPTHDGVILWTRVSPDRHDPDTPLLVTVAREDDTDFSDPVVTGRLPGDLLESVYDHTVRLDLVGHLDPDTAYRYRFAYDEARSRVGHCRTLPDPTASPESIRLAVVSCQDYVHGYFGAFTHVASEDVDFLVHLGDFIYEATDDRFAGRGSPTPPDRQFELPSGEPVAHSLADFRTCHRTYRSDRALQHALEAHTLIAGWDDHGVANNRYWDHDHGVPVLPDHPKGDDGDFATQLTADGIRAWYEYTPARVEYHPETDHLHEQFRLYRRIRFGDLAEFALTDERFYRDGPPEGAISPLSITIGLRRATDPDRSMLGDRQFDWFADWLRGRGSTAQWTVWLNAVLSAPMRVGVGPLTAYPKQDAWDGFAHERDEIVRIADGAAENFVTITGDMHTFLALRQGLRHPGPVGNLLDRLRGTESDPVGVELMTPAVSSVNLAEAVGVEEGLAASITRPLFSGLLRAMNPHWRFVDGHHWGYTTVTFDREGCRWDAYAVDKTVRDPDRRRLRSFRTPTGTTRLERVD; encoded by the coding sequence ATGACCCACACCGCCGTCCTCCCGGACCACGCGCCCGACACCTCGGTCACCGACCTCGACGACCCCGAAGTCGGCGACGGTGACCGACTGACCGGGCCACCGACCCACGCCGACGAGGCATTCCCCCAGTCTGTCGCCAGCGGTGGCCCCACCCACGACGGCGTGATTCTCTGGACCCGCGTTTCGCCCGACCGGCACGACCCGGACACGCCGCTGCTGGTGACCGTCGCCCGCGAAGACGACACGGACTTCTCCGACCCGGTCGTGACCGGTCGTCTCCCGGGCGACCTGCTCGAGTCCGTCTACGACCACACCGTCCGACTCGACCTCGTGGGTCACCTCGACCCCGACACCGCGTACCGCTACCGCTTCGCGTACGACGAGGCACGGAGCCGCGTCGGCCACTGCCGGACGCTCCCCGACCCGACCGCCTCGCCCGAGTCGATCCGACTCGCGGTCGTCTCCTGTCAGGACTACGTCCACGGCTACTTCGGGGCGTTCACCCACGTCGCAAGCGAGGACGTCGACTTCCTCGTCCACCTCGGGGACTTCATCTACGAGGCCACCGACGACCGCTTCGCGGGGCGCGGGAGTCCGACCCCGCCCGACCGACAGTTCGAACTCCCCTCCGGCGAACCGGTGGCTCACTCGCTCGCCGACTTCCGGACCTGCCACCGGACCTACCGCAGCGACCGCGCCCTCCAGCACGCACTGGAGGCACACACCCTGATCGCCGGGTGGGACGACCACGGCGTCGCCAACAACCGCTACTGGGACCACGACCACGGTGTACCAGTCCTGCCGGACCACCCGAAGGGTGACGACGGCGACTTCGCGACCCAGTTGACCGCAGACGGCATCAGAGCGTGGTACGAGTACACGCCCGCACGAGTCGAGTACCACCCGGAGACCGACCACCTGCACGAGCAGTTCCGACTCTACCGTCGGATCAGGTTCGGCGACCTCGCCGAGTTCGCGCTGACCGACGAGCGCTTCTACCGCGACGGCCCGCCCGAGGGAGCCATCAGCCCCCTCAGTATCACCATCGGACTCAGACGGGCGACGGACCCCGACCGTTCGATGCTCGGTGACCGACAGTTCGACTGGTTCGCCGACTGGCTTCGCGGTCGCGGGAGCACCGCCCAGTGGACGGTGTGGCTGAACGCGGTGCTGTCGGCACCGATGCGGGTCGGCGTCGGCCCACTGACCGCCTACCCCAAACAGGACGCGTGGGACGGCTTCGCGCACGAACGCGACGAGATCGTCCGGATCGCCGACGGAGCGGCCGAGAACTTCGTCACGATCACCGGCGACATGCACACCTTCCTCGCGCTCCGGCAGGGACTCCGCCACCCGGGGCCGGTCGGGAATCTGCTGGACCGGCTGCGCGGGACGGAGTCGGACCCCGTCGGCGTCGAACTGATGACGCCGGCGGTGTCGAGCGTCAACCTCGCGGAGGCCGTCGGCGTCGAGGAGGGACTCGCGGCCAGCATCACGCGCCCGTTGTTCTCGGGCCTGCTCCGGGCGATGAACCCACACTGGCGCTTCGTCGACGGCCACCACTGGGGCTACACGACAGTCACGTTCGACCGGGAGGGCTGTCGCTGGGACGCCTACGCCGTCGACAAGACGGTCCGCGACCCCGACCGCCGACGCCTGCGGTCGTTCCGGACTCCGACCGGGACGACCAGACTGGAGAGAGTCGACTGA
- a CDS encoding glucose 1-dehydrogenase: protein MKAIAVSQDDRSLDVIEKPRPEPAEGEALVKTLRVGVDGTDHEVIEGGHGGFPEDDDHLVLGHEAVGVVEDPNGTTLEVGDVVVPTVRRPPNGGNEYFERGEPDMAPSGMYHERGIVGEHGFMAEYFTSPAEFLVPIPAEMADLGFLVEPLSITEKAMELAEASRSSFTWDPETALILGNGSLGLLTLAMLRNDENYDRLYMLGRRDRPDPTVDLLEELGATYVDSRKTPVDMIQEVHEPMDFVFEATGYAKHAVQLVHALAPNGVGALLGVPGPWEFEFDGGAFHKEFVLHNKALVGSVNSHVRHFESAVDHLAEMDDWFFDDLITGVYGLGEFERAFEDGDTIIKTAVEFAQYEER from the coding sequence ATGAAAGCCATCGCAGTCAGTCAGGACGACCGGTCGCTGGACGTGATCGAGAAACCACGTCCCGAACCGGCCGAGGGTGAAGCACTCGTCAAGACCCTCCGCGTCGGGGTCGACGGGACCGACCACGAGGTCATCGAAGGCGGTCACGGCGGCTTCCCCGAGGACGACGACCACCTCGTCTTAGGTCACGAGGCGGTCGGGGTCGTCGAGGACCCGAACGGGACTACTCTCGAAGTCGGAGACGTCGTCGTCCCGACCGTTCGCCGGCCGCCGAACGGGGGCAACGAGTACTTCGAGCGCGGCGAACCCGACATGGCTCCCTCGGGGATGTACCACGAACGCGGCATCGTCGGCGAACACGGCTTCATGGCCGAGTACTTCACGAGTCCGGCCGAGTTCCTCGTCCCGATTCCGGCTGAGATGGCCGACCTGGGCTTCCTCGTCGAACCACTGTCCATCACGGAGAAGGCCATGGAACTCGCGGAGGCGTCCCGGTCGTCGTTCACGTGGGACCCCGAGACGGCGTTGATCCTCGGCAACGGGAGTCTCGGTCTCCTGACGCTGGCGATGCTCCGAAACGACGAGAACTACGACCGACTGTACATGCTCGGGCGGCGGGACCGGCCCGACCCGACCGTCGACCTGCTGGAGGAACTCGGCGCGACCTACGTCGACTCGCGGAAGACGCCCGTCGACATGATCCAGGAGGTCCACGAGCCGATGGACTTCGTCTTCGAGGCGACCGGCTACGCCAAACACGCGGTCCAGTTGGTCCACGCCCTCGCGCCGAACGGCGTCGGCGCACTGCTGGGTGTGCCGGGACCGTGGGAGTTCGAGTTCGACGGCGGCGCGTTCCACAAGGAGTTCGTCCTGCACAACAAGGCGCTGGTCGGCAGTGTCAACTCCCACGTTCGGCACTTCGAGTCGGCAGTCGACCACCTCGCGGAGATGGACGACTGGTTCTTCGACGATCTGATCACCGGCGTCTACGGACTCGGCGAGTTCGAGCGAGCCTTCGAAGACGGGGACACGATTATAAAAACCGCCGTCGAATTCGCTCAGTATGAAGAACGTTGA